From one Solanum stenotomum isolate F172 chromosome 12, ASM1918654v1, whole genome shotgun sequence genomic stretch:
- the LOC125848832 gene encoding HMG1/2-like protein, translating into MKGAKSKAKADTKLGVRKKATESKKAKNAAKDPNKPKRPPSAFFVFMEEFRKTYKEKHPNNKSVAVVGKAGGDKWKQLSDEEKAPYQAKAEKRKAEYQKNMDAYNKKLAAGDADDEESDKSKSEVHDDDEDDDGSEEEDDD; encoded by the exons ATGAAAGGAGCTAAATCAAAGGCTAAAGCTGATACCAA GCTTGGTGTAAGGAAGAAGGCTACTGAGAGTAAGAAAGCGAAGAACGCTGCTAAGGATCCAAACAAGCCTAAGAGGCCTCCAAGTGCCTTCTTCGTTTTCAT GGAGGAGTTCAGGAAGACCTACAAGGAGAAGCACCCAAACAACAAATCTGTTGCTGTT GTTGGCAAAGCTGGGGGAGACAAGTGGAAACAGTTGTCAGATGAA GAGAAAGCACCTTACCAAGCCAAGGCTGAGAAGAGGAAGGCTGAGTACCAAAAGAACATGGATGCATATAACAAAAAACTG GCTGCTGGTGATGCTGATGATGAGGAATCTGACAAGTCCAAGTCTGAGGTacatgatgatgatgaggacGATGATGGAAGTGAAGAG GAGGATGATGATTAA
- the LOC125849083 gene encoding protein GET1, which produces MEESTANLERSVAAPMIFIMVLALQFLSRLFEINKKKGSTSSEDMQLRAEIKQLLKEASALSQPSTFAQAAKLRRLATAKEKELAKNQEIHNKEAKLSHDSYTKGLTIFQVLTYFLLIIWFWRIPVASISKQLVQPFGKMLSWRAGGPANENVMVGIIPWLILSTRVGKSISRRIFK; this is translated from the exons ATGGAAGAATCAACGGCGAACTTAGAGAGATCGGTAGCCGCGCCGATGATATTCATCATGGTCTTAGCTTTGCAGTTCCTTTCTCGACTTTTCGAAATCAATAAAAAG AAAGGGTCTACGAGTTCAGAAGATATGCAGTTGCGCGCAGAAATCAAACAGCTGCTAAAGGAGGCAAGTGCCTTGTCACA GCCTTCAACATTTGCACAAGCTGCAAAACTGAGGAGGTTAGCTACAGCCAAGGAGAAGGAACTTGCAAAAA ATCAAGAAATTCACAACAAAGAGGCGAAATTGTCACATGATTCATACACAAAAGGCCTAACTATTTTTCAG GTCTTGACATACTTCTTGTTGATTATCTGGTTTTGGCGTATTCCTGTGGCTTCCATATCTAAGCAGCTCGTACAGCCTTTTG GCAAGATGTTGTCTTGGCGAGCTGGAGGTCCTGCCAATGAAAATGTTATG GTGGGGATTATTCCGTGGTTGATACTGTCTACTAGAGTTGGCAAATCTATCAGCCGAAGAATATTCAAGTAG